The DNA window CTCCCGCAGCGGATCCGGGCGATCCCCACCCTGGAAGCCCAGTTCCAGTCGGCCCTCGCGAGCGTGATGATCACGACGTGGAACGAGACGGCCATGACGAGCGCCATGGATCGTACAGGAGCGCTCCTCCGCGCCGCGTCCGCGGGCCCCCGGACGACCCAGGACCTGGCCACGTTCGAGGCCAGCGTGGGCCCCCTGAAGGAAGCCCTGACCCGGCGTCGTGCGCTCCTGGATCCCGGCATCGCGTGCGGCGACGGGCAGCAAGAGGGGCTCGAGACCTGCGACGACGGCAACACGGCATCGGGAGACGGGTGCGGAAAACGCTGCCGTGTGGAACCCTGAGGAGGGTCGACCATGGACGAGATCATCGAGCGTTACGAGTACAAGTACCTGATCCCCGAGCGCCTCATCACGGCGATCCGAGGCACGGTCCGTACGACGTCGAAGCTCGACAAGTACGCCGACGCGAACGGCCGCTACCGGATCCGGTCGCTGTACTTCGACACGGACCGCTACGACCTCTACTGGGCCAACGAGCGGAAGCAGTGGGACCGCTTCAAGCTCCGTGCCCGGATGTACCCGGGCGCCGAGAAGAGCCCGGTGTTCCTGGAGGTGAAGCGGCGGGTGAAGGACGTCATCATCAAGACCCGCGCCGCCGTCCCGGCGAGCACCTGGCGGGAGGTGCTCGCTGGCAAGAGCGAGGCGCTCTCCACCCTCTCGCCCTCGGCGCGAGCAGGCGTCCAGCGCTTCCTCGCCCCCTACCACCGGCACCACACCAACCCGGTGGTGCTCGTCGAGTACGAGCGCGAGGCGTACATCAGCGAGCTGGAGAACTACGCGCGGCTGACGTTCGACCGCATGATCTCCGTGCAGTCGAAGACGCGCCTCGAACTCGACGCCGACCCGCGCCGATGGCGGCTGATCGACCACCCCGTGCAGACCCGGACGCAGGAGCCGGTGACGGTCCTCGAACTCAAGTTCGAGCGGCGCCCACCGGCCTGGATGAGCGCCATGGTGAAGCGCCTCGAACTCGTCCGGTACTCGTTCTCGAAGTACTGCTACGGCGTCACGGCAGAGCTGACCCTGCCGGGCAGTCGCTGCACGCTGGCCCGCTGATCGGCTCCCTTTCTCCGAAGGGCTCCCACCAGCAAGCCCCCCGAGACAGGGCGCGGCGCCTCGCTCGGGCCGAAGGCACCGCCACCTTCGTTCAGGCCGAAGGCACCGACACCTTGGAGAGCTCCCGGCTGATCACCGAGAGCACCGCCGCCTCGTCGCTGTGCAGGAAGAAGTGGCTGCCAGGGAAGATCTGAAACGCGAACTCGCCCCCTGCATGCTCCCGCCACGCCTCGATCGCGGGCGGCAGCGCGTTCGGATCGTCGGCCCCTCCGAGCGCGAGCATGGGCAGGTCGAGCGGCGGCGCCGGCACGTGCGGGTGCGTCGCGAGCAGCTCGAAGTCCGCGCGCAGGATGGGCAGCATCAGCTCGACCAGCTCGGGCTCGCGCAGGATCTCCTCGGGCGTCCCCCCGTAGTGCCGCAACCGCGCGATCAGCGCCGGATCGTCGAGGAGATGCTTCGGCGGCTCGGGATCGACGATGTGCGGCGCGCGATGGCCCGACACGATGAGCCGCGCAGGCAACGGCGCCCCCTCGGCGCGCAGCCAGCGGCACAGCGCGAAGGACAGGATGGCGCCCATGCTGTGGCCGAACATCACCAGCGGCGTCTGCCCTGCGCCCGGCAGATCCCGCACCAGCGGCCCGAGAACGCCGACGACCTCGTCGAGGCGCCGGATCAACGACTCGCCCATCCGCATCCCTCGCCCGGGGAGCTGCACGCAGAGCACCTCCACATCGGGAGGGAGACGCGTCGGCCACGTCCTGAAGCTCGTCGCGCTCCCGCCCGCGTACGGAATGCAGAGCAGGCGTGCGCGTGGCGCAGCGAGGGGACGAGGGCGCCAGAGCCATCGGTTCACATCACTGCTGGCGGTGCTGGAAATTCCTCTCATCGACAAACCCGTCACCAGACCTCCGACCCGACGAGGTCGAATGGCCGCGCATCTTGCCGTAGGCGTGCGCGCACGTCGAACGCAAATCGACCGCAAGGACAGGATCGGCCGAGCCCTCGTTCGAGCCCATGACAGCTTTGCGACGAGCCCATCTCGACACGGTGCACACGTCGAACCGAGCCAGTGCAACCAGGACAATTGTGGGCTAACACTCCGGGCCTGGCGAACGAGCCAGCGAAGGAGATTCCGATGAGCAGCGACAGCCCCACCGTACTCGAGAAGCGCCTTTACACCGCCGTGGCCACCGCGACGTCGGGCCGTGATGGTCGGGCGAAGAGCGATGATGGAACGCTCGATCTCGCCATCGTCCCCCCCAAGGCGCTGGGCGGTAGCGGCGCCCCGGGGACCAACCCGGAGCAGCTCTTCGCCGCCGGCTACGCGGCCTGCTTCGGCAGCGCGGCGGCGCACGTCGCGCGGGCGCAGAAGATCAACGCCGGCCCCATCGCGGTGACGGCCCACGTCACCATCGGCAACGTCGGCCAGGGCTTCGGCCTGGAGGTCGAACTCGTCGTCGACATCCCGCAGCTCCCCAAGGATCAGGCCGAGGCCCTCGTGAAGGCCGCACACCAGGTCTGCCCCTACTCGAATGCCACCCGCGGCAACATCGTGGTCAACTTGAAGGTCGCGTGAAGCCAGCCCGGCGCGCGGCGTGGAGCTGGTGACGACCACGCCGCGCGACGCCCAGCCTCCCCTCCCCTCACGGCGCTCCCTCCTTGCCCCGCGCGAGCTGCTTCTCCAGGAAGCGACCCACGCGGGCATAGAAGGCGATCCGGCTCTCCCGCCGCTCCAGCGAGTGGCCCTCGTCGTCCCGCACCATGTACTCCACCGGCACGCCCCGCCGCCGCAGCGCCAGCACGATCTGGTCCGACTCGGCGAGCGGGACCCGCGGATCGTTCGCCCCCGCGTAGACGAAGAGTGGCGCGACGATCTTGTCCGCATCGGCGAGCGGCGAGATCGAGTCGAGGAACGCGCCGTCCTTCTCCAGATCCCCGAACTCGACCTTGAACACCTCCTGCACGAACCCGGTCGTGGTCTTCAGGAACGTGCGCAGGCTGGAGATGCCCACCATGTCGACCCCCGCACGCCACAGCTCCGGTTGCCGCGTCAGGGCGAGCAGCACCATGTAGCCCCCGTAGCTGCCCCCCATGACCACCCGACGCGCCGGATCGGCCCACGGCTGCTCCCCGACCCAGCGCGCCACCGCCCCGAGATCCGCGAGCGCGTCCAGCCGCTTCCGCCCGTTGTCGGCCTCTTCGTAAGCCCGCCCGAACCCGGTCGAGCCCCGCACGTTCGGCTCCACCACCGCATACCCCAAGCTCCCGAAGTACCGCACGGCGGTGCTCCAGCGGATCTCCGACGAGTCGGCGGGCCCGCCATGCACCAGCACGAGCACGGGCAGCGCGCCACGCGACGCACCGCCTTGCGGCAGGTAGACGTTCACCGGGACGCGGGTCCCATCGAACGACGTCACCTCCACGATCGAGGCCTCCAGCGGAGGGAGCGCCGCCAGCGAGGGCCGTGGCTCGTCGCGCAGCCGGCTCACCATGCCGCTCGCGGTGTCGACGGCCATCACGTCGGCCGGCGCGCTGGGGGTCGACCACGAGACGCCGAGCCGCTTTCCATCGGCTGAAAAATCCGACAGCGTCCCGCTGCCCAGCGGGAGCGCCACGGTGCCTGCTGGCGTGAGCTTCTGCGCATCGAGCAAGCGCACCTCCGAGCGGTTGCCCGCGTTCATCCGCACCGCCACCCGGTCGCCTCGCCTGGAGACGGCAAGCTCGGCCGCCTTCGCCGTCCTGGGGTGCTCCTCCGTGTACCGCGCGAGCTCCCGCCCCGTGGCCGCATCGAGCGCCAGCACCAGGCCCGCCTCTCCACCGCCATCCGTGGCGACGAAGACCCGGCGCCCATCGGCCGAGAAGCGCGCATAGCCCATCGTGGCCATCCCCTCCTTGGGATAGATCGCCCGAGCCTTCCCGCTCCCCAGATCGACGACGAACAGCGTCATGTCGCTGTTCGAGGTGAGCTGGATGAGCAGGGCTTCCTTGCCGTCACGGCGCGCGTCCGTCACCACCGCCGGCTTCGGCGCCGTGTAGACCACCCGCGGCACTCCACCGGAACTCGTGGACTGCACGATGACGCGTGACGAGACGTCCGCCGCTGCGCGCGCCGAGTACACCATCGTGCCTGGCGCCCCGTCGGGCAGCATGGGCATCGTCCGCTGCAGCGACTCGCCCGGCGTCAGCTCGACCAGGTTCTTGCCGCCGAGATCGACGCGAAAGATCGACAGGTTCTCGTCCAGTCCCTTGTCCGACAGGAAGATCACCCCCTTGCCATCCGGCGTGATCACCCCGTCCGAGATCCGCTCCTTGGTGGAGACGAGGCGCCGCGCTGGCGCATCGGGACGTGAGGTCTCGGCCACGTAGAGCTGCGGGAGCCCGTGACGGTTCGAGTTGAACAGCAAGGTCTTCCCGTCGGGGCTGAAGCTCGCCTCGCTGTTCACGAACGCGTCCAGCAGCGGCACCACGCGCTCGGCGAGCGCCGCGTCACGCACCGCGTCCGCCCCGGCGGGGACATCGGGTCGCGCATCCGCGGGTGGCGCCGAGGTCACGGCCGGGCCAGGGCGCGCCTCCTCGGCCGCGCGATCACGTCGCCCCGAGGGAGCGACGTCCGCAGTCGCCGTCGCGCAAGCCGACAGCGCCACGGCCAGGCCGAGCAGACAGAGTCGGGGACCGGAGCGGGAGAGGCAACGCATGCCAGACCCTACCCCTCGGCAGCCCGGCGTCACAAGCCGGACGACCCGCCTCCCCTCGCCGGAGCCTTCCCAGGCACCTCGCTGGGCGCACCACCAGCGCGGACGGGAGCGCGCGATCCACTCCCCCGCTCTCCTCCGCGCTCATAGCGCGCGGTCCACGAAGGACCGGAGCCCGCGCGCTCTCGTGCTTCCCTCAGTGCTTGCCGTACTCAAGCGTCTTCCCACGGCGCTGCGCGTAGATGTACGCCTCCATCGCGCGCATGCGGGGGTCGTCGGCGCTCAGCGGCTCGGCGCGGACGGGGTGCTGCATGCACCAGTTGATCATGTCCCGCAGCAGCACCACGCGCCCGAGCTGCGCCTGGAACTTCGGGTACGTCTCCGGGTGCGTGTTCTCGGCGTGGGGATGGCACATGTCGCACGACACGGCGACGGTGCTCCCCAGCTCGTCGGCGCTGTGGAACACGCGCGACCCTGCGAGCGCGAGCCGCTCGGTCTCCGTCTTCCACATGGCCACGTCCTGCTCGCTGACGCGACCGTAGGTCTGCCCCTGGGACGTGCCGACCAGCTCCTTGTTTTCGGAGGCCGGGTGCAGGAGCCCCTTGCTCGCCCGCACGTTCGTCTCCCAGTGCGCGTCCGGGTTCTTGCGGATCCACTCGTTCATCAGCGCCGACGCGATCTCGTTCCCGGGGGTCCCGGTCGCGAAGGTCGCCCGCGTCTTGCCGTCGCAGAGCAGCACGTCGATCCCGTCCGCGCTCTGTGCAGCACCTCCAGGAGACGTGGGCGCGTGCTCGTCCCCGGGTCGGGTCCCTGTGACGGGCGGCTCCCCGCGTCGATCGGACCCCTCGGGAGCCGCAGGCTCGGACATGGCGCCACCACACGCGGCTGCAGCGAGCGTGGCGGCGAGCAGGACGAAGGAAAGGCGCGTCTTCATCGGTACCTCTCGTTCCTCGGTCAGTAGCGGACCCGTGGGGATGCGGGGGGCTTGCTCTTCGTCCCGCGCGAAGCCAGGTAGCTGCTCTCGACGGTGATCGGGTTTCGGTTCCAGAGGTTGTAGAGCTTGTCCACGAGCCCGTCGGCATGGACGCTGATCTGCCCATCACCGCACCCGTCCTGCGGATCGAACGGATCGGGGCGACCCATCTGCACCGTCAGCTCGGGCAAGCCTTCCGGCGCGTAGGGCCAGGGCCACGCGGTCGACAGCATCCCGTGGAAGTGGATGTTCCCGACGCGGTTCGTGAGCATCTGGTGCGTGTGCCCGTGGATGACGGTCACCTTGTTGAACCGCTTGAGGATCGCCTGCACCTCCTCGGCGTCGTCGGTCCAGAAGTTCCACGGCTTGTAGAGCTTGTAGAGCGGCGAGTGGGAGAACACGATGAGCGGCGTCGTCGGCGCGACCTTGGCGAGGTCCTTCTGGAGCCAGGTGCGCTGCTCCTCGCCGACCGTGAACGAACTCTGCTGCGCGTTGTCGAGGCCCGCCACCGTGCGCATCCGCTCCATCGGCGTCAGCTTGCGCGCGGTCCAGAAGTCCTTCTCGACCACGCTGTTCAGCACGACGAAGTGCACACCCTTGTGGTCGAACGAGTAGTTCGGTGCCCCGAACAGCTCGCGCCACTTCTCGCCCATGTCGAGATACCAGTCGTGCTCCCCCACCATCATCCGGACGGGGGCCTTGAGGTTCTTCAGGATCTGCGCCCCCAGCTCCAGCTCCTTGGGCTGCCCGAGCTGCGCGAGATCCCCGCCGTAGAGCACGAAGTCGGGGGCCGGGCTCAGCGCGTTCACGTCCTCGACCGCGCGCATCAGCGCATTCACGAACCGGTCGTTGAGCTTCCGCTCGTACAGGTGGGAGTCCGAGATGTACGCGATGCGGAACGGCTCGCCCTTCCCCCCCGGTCCCGTCTGCGCCTCCGCGACACGGATCGGCTGGAACGAATGCGGGTTGACGAGCCCGTACGCGGCCGCCGCGCCCGCGGTCGCCAGCGACACCTTCAGGAACGCCCGCCGGTCGAGCTTCCCCAGCGCCGAGAGCGCCGACGCCCGCTCCTCCATGTACTTCGTCTCGACGCTCTTGATCGGCCCTCGCGGCAGGTGCTCGCCCGCCTCGTCGCCGCGCTGCTCTTTCGGTCCTCGCGCCATGGTGTCCCTCACTTGGTCGTGGTCGGAGCGCCGCCCTTGCCGAGGCGCGACTCGAATTGAAAAACCTTGCGGGTCGCGACCGCCGTGTCCCGGAACGGCCGCTGCTTCTGGGCCAGCGCGCGCTGCCGGGTGACCTCGGCCTGGTTCTCCGCGACGAAGCGCTGATCGGTCAGCGCGAACAGGAACGCCACCACCTGGTCGATCTCGCGCTCGCTGAGGTTCAGCGGCTCGATCCCCCCGTCGAGGTAGGCGTTCGCCTCCCCGCCCTTGTTGTAGTGGTCCATAACGTCCCACAAGGTCTGCATCGAGCCGTCGTGCATGTACGGCGACGTCACGCCGACGTTACGGATCTGCTGGGTCTTGAAGGCCCCGATGTCCGCGCGGTTGCGCGTGACCACGAACCGGCCCAGCTCCGAGAGATCGGTCTCCAGGGCGAGGCGGTCGATGGTCTCCTGCGAGTCGTTCTTGGACAGCGCCTCGATGGCGCTCTGGGCGAGCTTCTCGAAGTCCTGGTGCCGCGCGGAGACGCCCACGTTGTGGAACTTGTTGTTCGTCCCGATGGGGCTGGCCCCGTTGAACTGGTGGCACGAGACGCAGCGGGCCTTGCCGTTGAAGAGCACGAGCCCCGCCTTGGCGTCCTCGGACAGGGCGCGGGGGTCACCCGCGACGAACCGGTCGTACGGCGCGTCGAGGAAGACCAGCGTCCGCTGGAAGGCCGCCAGGGCGCGGCCGATGTCGTCGTAGTTCGGCGCCCGCCCGTACGCCTCCTGGAACATGGCCTTGTACTGCGCGTCTCCGGCGATGGCCTTCACCGCCGCGGCGCCGTCCGGCTGACCCATCTCGATCGGGTTGATGATCGGCAGCTTCGCCTGGTCCTCCAGGGTGGCGGCGCGCCCGTCCCAGAACTGCGTCTGGAAGAACAGGGCGTTCAGCGTCGTCGGCGCGTTCCTCCGGCCCACCTTGCCCCCGATGCCCTCGGAGGCGTTGCGTCGATCGGTGAAGCCGCGGCTCACGTCGTGGCAGGTCGCGCAGGCCACGCTCCCGTCCCGGGAGAGGCGTGTGTCGAAGTAGAGCTTCCTGCCGAGCGCCACCCGCTTCGCGTTCAGCGCGTTGTCACGCGGGATGAGAAAGCCCCAGAAGGTGGGGTCGACGCCCGGGGGCGCCGCCGCGCTGACCTCTCCAGGCAGGTTCTTCGAGAGCTGCGCTTCCTGCTCTTTCATCTCCATCGCGCCGTGCGGTCCGCTCCGCTCCACCTCGATGCGCGGCGGCCCGGCCGCAGGAGAGGGACCGCTCGTCCGCGGGACCGAGCCGGGGATCTGTCCCGCGACGTCCGTCCCGTGGGGAGCCTGCGCGTCCGACGTGCCTCCCTTCCCGGTCGCGCCGACGCCGCTCCCCGCGGCCGTCTCGTCGGGCCCACCAGGGCCTGGCCCGCGCCCCTCGGCCTGAACGCTCGACGACGCAGGTCCACTGGCTTTCGGTGTCGCCTGACAGCCGAACACGGCCCCCACGACGATCGCTGCGAGGGGCGCTGCCCACGCGAGCGGCCCCGCCCCGCCGACCGGCTTCCCATCGCTCCGCGCGCTACCCATGATCCTCCTCGATGCTGGACCCGGGCAATTCGTTCGTGTCGTCGCGGCGCGTCGGACGATCCGGCCGGAAAATCAGCTCGAGCTCGGCCTGATGAGTTCTCGGGGGAACGGGGGCCGTCGCGCTCGGCGAAGCGCCGGGGGTGCAGGGCTCACGAGCGGAAGTGGGCGGAGCACCTGGGGAATCGGGAGATGGCGGGAGGGCGGTGGAGCGAGCGCCGCGCACGCCGACGAGGCGACTGGCCGGCCTTCGGGGGTCGGGCATTCGCGACGCGGAACCTCCCGAGCGTCCCCTGAGCCCGATGAGTTAAAAATTAGGAAATCTCCTGAGTCGGCTGACCCCGATGAGTTAAAAATTCAGAGAACTCCTGACACGCGTCTATCCCTTTCACCTCGCGATTCAGAAATCTCCTGAGTCAGCTGGCCCCGATGAGTTAAAAATTAGGAAATCTCCTGAATCAGCTGACCCCGATGAGTCAAAAATTCAGAGAACTCCTGACACGCGTCTATCCCTTTCACTTCGCGATTCAGAAATCTCCTGAGTCGCTCCCCCCGATCCGTTCACAGTCCATCGCCCTGCGATGGCGCCCGCCCTCGAACGGCTCCGCAGGAAGCCCCACGCTGCGGTGGTCTCTCGCTCCGCTGGTGCGCTGTGACATCGGCGTTCTCCACTCGGGCTCAGCTCCTCCGAGGAAACGGATGCGCCGCTTCCGGTGCTCCGCCACGACGACGGGCAATCCGGAGCCTCGTCCGACGGTCGTCTCAAGGCCTCGTGGGTTCGCTGGCACTCGCGTCCCTGCTCACGGCGAGCTGCACGCCGGCTCTGACGCTCGAGAGCAACGCGAAGACGGAGGCCAGCACGACGACCGAAACGACGACCGAAACGACGACCGACGCCTGCGAGGCTGCCTGCGGACTGGACCAGCGCTGCATCGGAGAGATGTGTCTGAACGGTGGCGAGCTTCAGTTCTCCGTGACGTGGAGTCGGAAGGGGCGACGCGGGTCTCTTCGTGACGGCGCGACTTCGGCGCACCACCTGGCTCGACGAGAGCCACGGGCACACCTGCTTCCTCGGCGATCCTGCCCACGTGGCCACCATCTCCCATCCGAGCACGACCACGCCGTGAGGTCCGTCGGCGCGTGATGCGCCCGCACTCCCATCCCCTGTTCCGAGGGAGCGTGGTAGAGATCACCGCATCATGGCCATGCCTGCTGTCCACCCAAGCCCTGGCACGGAGGCAGCGACCGTCGCCTGGCGCGCCAGAAACCAGCTCCACCTCACCGTGATCGTCAAGGCGACGTTCGCGTTCGCCCCCGAGGCGGAGATGACGCCGGCAGAGCCGCAGCCGATCCTGCGGAGCGACGTGTACGAGGGGAACAGCCCCGCGCGCAGCGTCCTCTCCACGAGCGATCTCGTGCCGTACCTGGGGCTCGTCGATGTCCTGTTCACGGGGCACGCTCATGCGCCGCAGAGCGCGCCGGTCAACGCGACGACGGTGCGGCTCGCGCTCTTCGAGGAGGGGCGGGCCGTCCTCGACAAGCAGCTCCGGGTGCAAGGCGAAGGGGGCTTCCGGAAAGCGTCTCTGGGC is part of the Chondromyces crocatus genome and encodes:
- a CDS encoding polyphosphate polymerase domain-containing protein, with translation MDEIIERYEYKYLIPERLITAIRGTVRTTSKLDKYADANGRYRIRSLYFDTDRYDLYWANERKQWDRFKLRARMYPGAEKSPVFLEVKRRVKDVIIKTRAAVPASTWREVLAGKSEALSTLSPSARAGVQRFLAPYHRHHTNPVVLVEYEREAYISELENYARLTFDRMISVQSKTRLELDADPRRWRLIDHPVQTRTQEPVTVLELKFERRPPAWMSAMVKRLELVRYSFSKYCYGVTAELTLPGSRCTLAR
- a CDS encoding thioesterase II family protein — translated: MRGISSTASSDVNRWLWRPRPLAAPRARLLCIPYAGGSATSFRTWPTRLPPDVEVLCVQLPGRGMRMGESLIRRLDEVVGVLGPLVRDLPGAGQTPLVMFGHSMGAILSFALCRWLRAEGAPLPARLIVSGHRAPHIVDPEPPKHLLDDPALIARLRHYGGTPEEILREPELVELMLPILRADFELLATHPHVPAPPLDLPMLALGGADDPNALPPAIEAWREHAGGEFAFQIFPGSHFFLHSDEAAVLSVISRELSKVSVPSA
- a CDS encoding organic hydroperoxide resistance protein, which produces MSSDSPTVLEKRLYTAVATATSGRDGRAKSDDGTLDLAIVPPKALGGSGAPGTNPEQLFAAGYAACFGSAAAHVARAQKINAGPIAVTAHVTIGNVGQGFGLEVELVVDIPQLPKDQAEALVKAAHQVCPYSNATRGNIVVNLKVA
- a CDS encoding S9 family peptidase, which codes for MRCLSRSGPRLCLLGLAVALSACATATADVAPSGRRDRAAEEARPGPAVTSAPPADARPDVPAGADAVRDAALAERVVPLLDAFVNSEASFSPDGKTLLFNSNRHGLPQLYVAETSRPDAPARRLVSTKERISDGVITPDGKGVIFLSDKGLDENLSIFRVDLGGKNLVELTPGESLQRTMPMLPDGAPGTMVYSARAAADVSSRVIVQSTSSGGVPRVVYTAPKPAVVTDARRDGKEALLIQLTSNSDMTLFVVDLGSGKARAIYPKEGMATMGYARFSADGRRVFVATDGGGEAGLVLALDAATGRELARYTEEHPRTAKAAELAVSRRGDRVAVRMNAGNRSEVRLLDAQKLTPAGTVALPLGSGTLSDFSADGKRLGVSWSTPSAPADVMAVDTASGMVSRLRDEPRPSLAALPPLEASIVEVTSFDGTRVPVNVYLPQGGASRGALPVLVLVHGGPADSSEIRWSTAVRYFGSLGYAVVEPNVRGSTGFGRAYEEADNGRKRLDALADLGAVARWVGEQPWADPARRVVMGGSYGGYMVLLALTRQPELWRAGVDMVGISSLRTFLKTTTGFVQEVFKVEFGDLEKDGAFLDSISPLADADKIVAPLFVYAGANDPRVPLAESDQIVLALRRRGVPVEYMVRDDEGHSLERRESRIAFYARVGRFLEKQLARGKEGAP
- a CDS encoding metallophosphoesterase, which translates into the protein MEERASALSALGKLDRRAFLKVSLATAGAAAAYGLVNPHSFQPIRVAEAQTGPGGKGEPFRIAYISDSHLYERKLNDRFVNALMRAVEDVNALSPAPDFVLYGGDLAQLGQPKELELGAQILKNLKAPVRMMVGEHDWYLDMGEKWRELFGAPNYSFDHKGVHFVVLNSVVEKDFWTARKLTPMERMRTVAGLDNAQQSSFTVGEEQRTWLQKDLAKVAPTTPLIVFSHSPLYKLYKPWNFWTDDAEEVQAILKRFNKVTVIHGHTHQMLTNRVGNIHFHGMLSTAWPWPYAPEGLPELTVQMGRPDPFDPQDGCGDGQISVHADGLVDKLYNLWNRNPITVESSYLASRGTKSKPPASPRVRY
- a CDS encoding cytochrome-c peroxidase, with amino-acid sequence MGSARSDGKPVGGAGPLAWAAPLAAIVVGAVFGCQATPKASGPASSSVQAEGRGPGPGGPDETAAGSGVGATGKGGTSDAQAPHGTDVAGQIPGSVPRTSGPSPAAGPPRIEVERSGPHGAMEMKEQEAQLSKNLPGEVSAAAPPGVDPTFWGFLIPRDNALNAKRVALGRKLYFDTRLSRDGSVACATCHDVSRGFTDRRNASEGIGGKVGRRNAPTTLNALFFQTQFWDGRAATLEDQAKLPIINPIEMGQPDGAAAVKAIAGDAQYKAMFQEAYGRAPNYDDIGRALAAFQRTLVFLDAPYDRFVAGDPRALSEDAKAGLVLFNGKARCVSCHQFNGASPIGTNNKFHNVGVSARHQDFEKLAQSAIEALSKNDSQETIDRLALETDLSELGRFVVTRNRADIGAFKTQQIRNVGVTSPYMHDGSMQTLWDVMDHYNKGGEANAYLDGGIEPLNLSEREIDQVVAFLFALTDQRFVAENQAEVTRQRALAQKQRPFRDTAVATRKVFQFESRLGKGGAPTTTK